The Shinella zoogloeoides genome includes a region encoding these proteins:
- a CDS encoding DUF6950 family protein, producing MDIHEFIRLPHRFRWGGVSGDDCVMFCATWAQHLCGTDPAARVRGTYSDERGAYAVMTAKGGLVKMIGGGIEPLGFVRVMDDLRDGDIGVIRAPSAIDCVVREICAVRFGPLWVALGPNGVAGKRADHVAAWRYTP from the coding sequence ATGGATATTCACGAATTCATTCGCCTGCCTCACCGGTTTCGTTGGGGCGGGGTCTCCGGCGACGATTGCGTGATGTTCTGCGCGACGTGGGCGCAGCATCTCTGCGGGACCGACCCGGCCGCCCGTGTCCGCGGGACCTACAGCGACGAGCGCGGTGCATACGCCGTGATGACGGCCAAAGGAGGCCTGGTGAAGATGATCGGCGGCGGGATCGAACCGCTCGGCTTCGTGCGCGTGATGGATGATCTTCGAGACGGGGATATCGGCGTCATTCGCGCTCCGTCTGCCATCGACTGTGTCGTCAGGGAAATTTGTGCCGTCCGATTCGGCCCGCTTTGGGTCGCGCTTGGCCCGAATGGTGTGGCTGGAAAGCGTGCCGATCACGTCGCAGCCTGGAGATATACGCCTTGA
- a CDS encoding cell wall hydrolase, giving the protein MRKRSIRHAKAGRFFAYLKREWKVPLALGLGLAAIVPTESARTDLATYLAGLNRKGGNQTMVLTRSPAGSVHEIEIDFADAMTTGGIESGAGVDLPGGVKAAVLSEDKGKGGIPDEERVNRRDKKGRIIAVLPVLPPKGFAAGSILERTSSLLSPVFDAEERMAFAKPQIKGKEIAIATAFYKKKAAHKDPGVSPMLASLVTNDKADVLATAYAPVGPDYARESPFDSILKPKAELGRFIPDISPDDHAWAATALPAEVFSAKEQKCLAEGIYFEARGEEVKGQAAVAQVILNRVRNPAYPKTICGVVYQNENWRGRCQFSFACDRIPDLILSPWNWKTAKEVAMAVTAGKIWLDDVGSATHYHATYVNPPWGRTMKRVAKIGKHIFYRTYGGGWS; this is encoded by the coding sequence TTGCGTAAGCGTAGCATTCGTCATGCCAAGGCAGGCCGCTTCTTTGCGTATCTGAAGCGGGAATGGAAAGTCCCTCTGGCGCTCGGGCTCGGCCTTGCCGCCATCGTTCCCACCGAATCGGCAAGGACCGACCTTGCCACCTATCTTGCCGGCCTCAACCGCAAGGGCGGCAATCAGACCATGGTGCTGACGCGCTCGCCTGCCGGCTCCGTGCACGAGATCGAGATCGACTTCGCCGACGCCATGACCACCGGCGGCATCGAGAGCGGGGCCGGGGTGGACCTGCCGGGCGGCGTCAAGGCGGCGGTGCTCAGCGAAGACAAGGGCAAGGGCGGAATTCCCGACGAGGAACGCGTCAACCGTCGCGACAAGAAGGGCCGCATCATCGCCGTCCTGCCCGTCCTGCCGCCGAAGGGCTTTGCCGCCGGCTCGATCCTGGAGCGCACCAGCTCGCTGCTTTCGCCGGTCTTCGACGCCGAGGAGCGCATGGCTTTCGCCAAGCCGCAGATCAAGGGCAAGGAGATCGCCATCGCCACTGCCTTCTACAAGAAGAAGGCCGCGCACAAGGATCCGGGCGTCTCGCCCATGCTCGCCAGCCTCGTCACCAACGACAAGGCCGACGTGCTCGCCACCGCCTATGCCCCCGTCGGGCCGGACTATGCCCGGGAATCGCCTTTCGATTCGATCCTGAAGCCCAAGGCGGAACTCGGCCGCTTCATTCCCGACATCTCCCCCGACGATCACGCCTGGGCCGCAACGGCCCTGCCGGCGGAGGTGTTCAGCGCCAAGGAACAGAAGTGCCTTGCCGAAGGCATCTATTTCGAGGCGCGCGGCGAGGAGGTGAAGGGCCAGGCCGCCGTCGCGCAGGTCATCCTCAACCGCGTGCGCAATCCCGCCTATCCGAAAACCATCTGCGGCGTCGTCTACCAGAACGAAAACTGGCGCGGCCGCTGCCAGTTCTCCTTCGCCTGCGACCGCATTCCCGACCTGATCCTGTCGCCCTGGAACTGGAAGACGGCGAAGGAAGTCGCCATGGCCGTCACCGCCGGCAAGATCTGGCTCGACGACGTCGGCTCGGCCACCCACTACCACGCGACCTATGTGAACCCGCCCTGGGGGCGGACGATGAAGCGCGTGGCCAAGATCGGCAAGCACATCTTCTACCGCACCTATGGCGGCGGCTGGAGCTGA
- a CDS encoding AtpZ/AtpI family protein codes for MTDQQKESLEDRLKRLDAELAERRKTDGADAAAEARAAESRTGYAVAMKLSSEFVAAVIVGALLGYLLDHFAGTGPWGMIVFLLLGFGAGVLNVMRAAGMVASPHPVDRLAGREPGKAGGRRDETETKDGA; via the coding sequence ATGACCGATCAGCAAAAGGAAAGTCTGGAAGACCGGCTGAAGCGCCTCGACGCGGAACTCGCGGAGCGGCGCAAGACAGACGGGGCGGATGCAGCCGCCGAGGCGAGGGCAGCCGAGAGCCGTACGGGCTACGCGGTCGCCATGAAGCTCTCGAGCGAGTTCGTCGCAGCCGTCATCGTCGGGGCGCTTCTGGGCTATCTTTTGGACCATTTTGCGGGTACAGGGCCTTGGGGGATGATCGTTTTCCTGCTCCTTGGCTTCGGTGCCGGCGTTCTGAACGTGATGCGCGCGGCTGGCATGGTGGCATCGCCCCACCCGGTCGACAGGCTGGCGGGGCGAGAGCCCGGCAAGGCCGGCGGCAGGCGGGACGAAACCGAGACGAAGGACGGCGCCTGA
- a CDS encoding F0F1 ATP synthase subunit A, with translation MSNDPTHQFLVNKIVPIEIGGIDFSFTNSSLFMVATVAVAAGFLYFTTGQRGLVPSRMQSVSEMSYEFIASMLREGAGSHGMKFFPFVFSLFMFVLTANLIGMMPYFFTVTSQIIVTFALAILVIGTVIVYGFYKHGFGFLKLFVPSGVPGALLPLVVSIEVISFLSRPISLSIRLFANMLAGHITLKVFAGFVTSLSALGAVGVAGAVLPLLMTVALTGLEFLVSFLQAYVFAVLTCMYLNDAVHPGGH, from the coding sequence GTGTCCAACGATCCGACCCATCAGTTCCTGGTCAACAAGATTGTTCCGATCGAAATCGGCGGCATCGATTTCTCGTTCACCAATTCCTCGCTGTTCATGGTCGCCACCGTCGCGGTCGCCGCGGGCTTCCTCTATTTCACCACGGGCCAGCGCGGCCTCGTGCCGAGCCGCATGCAGTCGGTCTCGGAAATGTCCTACGAGTTCATCGCCTCGATGCTGAGGGAAGGGGCGGGCAGCCACGGGATGAAGTTCTTCCCGTTCGTCTTCTCGCTCTTCATGTTCGTGCTGACGGCGAACCTCATCGGCATGATGCCCTATTTCTTCACGGTCACCAGCCAGATCATCGTCACCTTCGCCCTGGCGATCCTCGTCATCGGCACGGTCATCGTCTACGGTTTCTACAAGCACGGCTTCGGCTTCCTCAAGCTCTTCGTGCCCTCCGGCGTGCCCGGCGCGCTTCTTCCGCTGGTCGTCTCGATCGAGGTCATCTCGTTCCTCTCGCGCCCGATCAGCCTCTCGATCCGTCTCTTCGCCAACATGCTGGCGGGTCACATCACGCTGAAGGTCTTCGCCGGCTTCGTCACCTCGCTGAGCGCCCTCGGCGCCGTGGGTGTCGCAGGCGCCGTCCTGCCCCTTCTCATGACCGTCGCCCTGACCGGTCTCGAATTCCTCGTGTCGTTCCTGCAGGCCTATGTCTTCGCAGTTCTGACATGCATGTACCTCAACGATGCCGTGCATCCGGGTGGTCACTAA
- a CDS encoding F0F1 ATP synthase subunit C: protein MEAEAAKFIGAGLATFGLAGTALGLGNIFGNYLSGALRNPSAADSQFGRLVFGFAVTEALGIFSLLIALLLLFAV, encoded by the coding sequence ATGGAAGCGGAAGCAGCAAAGTTCATCGGCGCAGGTCTTGCCACGTTCGGTCTTGCCGGCACGGCTCTCGGCCTCGGCAACATCTTCGGCAACTACCTCTCCGGCGCTCTGCGCAACCCGTCTGCTGCTGACAGCCAGTTCGGCCGTCTCGTATTCGGCTTCGCCGTTACGGAAGCTCTGGGCATCTTCTCGCTGCTCATCGCTCTCCTCCTCCTCTTCGCCGTCTGA
- a CDS encoding F0F1 ATP synthase subunit B, with protein sequence MSVTPASAESTPFEIAQAETPAVTTHEAQPAGEVHTETGVAHGEEHATGVFPPFDQTTFASQLLWLAITFGLFYLLMSKVVIPRIGGILETRHDRIAQDLDEAARLKAEADAAIASYEQDLASARAKGNAIASTARDEAKAKADAERAKIEASLQDKIAGAENRIAEIKAKALADVGSIAEETTAAVVEQLIGAKATKAEIASAVKTVAGE encoded by the coding sequence ATGTCCGTGACCCCGGCGTCGGCCGAGTCCACCCCTTTCGAAATCGCCCAGGCCGAGACTCCTGCCGTTACCACGCATGAGGCCCAGCCGGCAGGCGAAGTGCACACCGAAACTGGTGTCGCACATGGTGAAGAGCACGCCACCGGCGTCTTCCCGCCTTTCGACCAGACCACATTCGCATCGCAGCTCCTGTGGCTGGCGATCACCTTCGGTCTTTTCTACCTTCTCATGTCGAAGGTCGTCATTCCGCGCATCGGCGGCATCCTCGAGACGCGTCACGACCGCATCGCGCAGGATCTCGACGAAGCCGCACGCCTGAAGGCGGAAGCGGATGCCGCGATCGCGTCCTACGAGCAGGACCTCGCGAGCGCCCGTGCCAAGGGCAACGCCATCGCCTCGACCGCCCGCGACGAAGCCAAGGCCAAGGCCGATGCCGAGCGCGCCAAGATCGAAGCCTCGCTGCAGGACAAGATTGCCGGTGCCGAGAACCGCATCGCCGAAATCAAGGCCAAGGCGCTTGCCGATGTCGGCTCCATCGCCGAGGAAACCACGGCCGCCGTCGTCGAACAGCTGATCGGCGCCAAGGCCACCAAGGCCGAGATCGCTTCCGCCGTGAAGACGGTCGCAGGCGAATAA
- a CDS encoding F0F1 ATP synthase subunit B gives MEFDATFYAFVGLLLFLALIAYLKVPGMMAKGLDARAEKIQNELAEAKRLREEAQHLLAEYQRKRKDAEAEAASIVAAAEREASALTAEAKQKTEEYVARRTALSEQKIKQAEADAINAVRAAAVDLAVAAAEKVITAKADATTGKTLFDNAVKEVKARLN, from the coding sequence ATGGAATTCGACGCAACATTCTACGCCTTTGTCGGCCTCCTGCTGTTCCTGGCCCTCATCGCCTATCTCAAGGTTCCGGGCATGATGGCCAAGGGTCTCGACGCCCGCGCCGAGAAGATCCAGAACGAGCTGGCGGAAGCCAAGCGTCTTCGTGAGGAAGCCCAGCACCTGCTCGCAGAGTACCAGCGCAAGCGCAAGGATGCCGAGGCGGAAGCCGCCAGCATCGTCGCCGCCGCTGAACGCGAGGCGAGCGCGCTGACCGCCGAAGCCAAGCAGAAGACCGAGGAATACGTCGCCCGCCGCACGGCGCTCTCCGAGCAGAAGATCAAGCAGGCGGAAGCCGACGCGATCAACGCCGTGCGCGCTGCCGCCGTCGACCTCGCTGTCGCCGCTGCCGAGAAGGTCATCACCGCCAAGGCGGATGCGACCACCGGCAAGACGCTTTTCGACAACGCCGTCAAGGAAGTGAAGGCCCGCCTCAACTGA
- a CDS encoding nuclear transport factor 2 family protein, translating into MEKAVRRLFERYERFFNRSLGGKSDMSELASLYASEFIGAAPAGVRTGKNDDQFRRGMTQGHDHYRAIGTKEMRIRDIRLSPIDEHHCMAHVAWTATYARTDRPDVNIDFDVHYLVQALDGEPKIFGWISGDEQALLKKHGIA; encoded by the coding sequence ATGGAGAAGGCTGTAAGGCGACTATTCGAGCGGTACGAACGCTTTTTCAACCGCTCTCTGGGCGGCAAGTCGGACATGAGCGAACTCGCATCGCTTTATGCTTCCGAGTTCATAGGCGCCGCTCCCGCCGGGGTAAGAACCGGGAAGAACGACGATCAATTCAGGCGAGGCATGACGCAGGGCCATGATCACTACCGCGCGATCGGGACGAAGGAAATGCGGATACGCGATATCCGCCTGTCCCCGATCGATGAGCATCATTGCATGGCCCATGTTGCCTGGACCGCCACCTATGCGCGGACAGATCGGCCGGACGTCAACATAGATTTTGACGTTCACTATCTGGTTCAGGCGCTGGACGGAGAGCCGAAGATTTTCGGCTGGATATCGGGTGACGAACAGGCGCTTTTGAAGAAGCATGGCATAGCCTGA
- a CDS encoding ribonuclease HII, with product MVSAMAKSISSDSRLLFDMPEGPDFSMEIAARKRGLWPVAGTDEAGRGPLAGPVVAAAVVLDPDNIPPGLHDSKQLSAAKRELLFALIMQSAFVSVASSSSRRIDVIDIRKASLDAMRRAVAGLEVAPKLVLTDGRDVPPGLACEGRAVVKGDALSVSIAAASIVAKVMRDRMMARAEATFPGYGFAIHAGYATEVHRKAIASIGPCRLHRMSFRPLKQD from the coding sequence ATGGTCTCCGCCATGGCCAAGAGCATATCCTCCGATTCCCGCCTCCTTTTCGACATGCCCGAAGGGCCCGATTTCTCGATGGAGATCGCGGCCCGCAAGCGGGGCCTGTGGCCGGTCGCCGGCACGGACGAAGCCGGGCGCGGCCCGCTCGCCGGCCCCGTCGTCGCCGCCGCCGTGGTGCTCGACCCGGACAATATCCCGCCCGGCCTCCACGATTCCAAGCAGCTGAGCGCGGCAAAACGTGAGTTGCTTTTCGCGCTCATCATGCAGAGCGCCTTCGTCTCTGTCGCCTCCAGCTCTTCGCGCCGTATCGACGTCATCGATATCCGCAAGGCCAGCCTCGACGCCATGCGCCGGGCGGTCGCCGGCCTGGAGGTCGCACCGAAGCTGGTCCTGACGGACGGCCGCGACGTGCCACCGGGGCTCGCCTGCGAAGGCCGCGCCGTCGTCAAGGGCGATGCGCTCTCCGTCTCCATCGCCGCGGCCTCCATCGTCGCCAAGGTCATGCGCGACCGCATGATGGCCCGCGCCGAAGCCACCTTCCCCGGCTACGGCTTCGCCATCCACGCCGGCTACGCCACGGAAGTCCACCGCAAGGCCATCGCATCGATAGGGCCGTGCCGCCTCCATCGCATGAGCTTCCGGCCGCTGAAGCAGGACTGA
- a CDS encoding PA0069 family radical SAM protein has protein sequence MNDLVSLRQGALAPGHTKDVADALMAQTGMRVDGDRRRGRAASLNFTGRFEPVTRETFDDGWQTLEELPPFRTEVQVEKPRTIITRNESPDIPFDRSINPYRGCEHGCIYCFARPTHAFMGLSAGLDFEAKLFAKPDAPKLLERELSRPGYKPRVIAIGTNTDPYQPIEKEWRIMRQILDVLDKANHPVSIVTKSALVMRDIDILSRMAARGLAWVGMSVTTLDRKLARTMEPRAATPPRRLEAIRALSEAGIPTAIMMAPIIPGLNDHEIERVLDSGKAAGALEASYVLLRLPLEVSPLFRDWLLRNYPDRYRHVMSLVRSMRGGKDYDAEFGKRMKGAGPYAWQIARRFEMTAKRLDLTRTRRNLAIDQFIPPSGSGVQLSLL, from the coding sequence ATGAACGATCTTGTGAGCCTCAGGCAGGGCGCATTGGCGCCCGGCCACACGAAGGACGTTGCCGATGCGCTGATGGCGCAGACGGGCATGCGGGTCGACGGCGATCGGCGGCGCGGCCGCGCAGCAAGCCTCAATTTCACCGGCCGTTTCGAGCCGGTGACGCGCGAGACATTCGACGACGGCTGGCAGACGCTGGAGGAGCTTCCCCCCTTCCGCACGGAGGTGCAGGTCGAGAAGCCCCGCACGATCATCACCCGCAACGAATCGCCGGACATTCCCTTCGACCGCTCGATCAATCCCTATCGCGGCTGCGAGCATGGCTGCATCTACTGCTTCGCCCGGCCGACCCATGCCTTCATGGGCCTTTCCGCCGGCCTCGACTTCGAGGCGAAGCTCTTTGCCAAGCCCGATGCGCCGAAGCTTTTGGAGCGCGAACTTTCCAGGCCCGGCTACAAGCCGCGCGTCATCGCCATCGGCACCAATACGGACCCCTACCAGCCGATCGAGAAGGAGTGGCGCATCATGCGGCAGATCCTCGACGTGCTGGATAAAGCGAACCATCCGGTCTCCATCGTCACCAAGTCGGCGCTGGTCATGCGCGACATCGACATCCTCTCGCGCATGGCGGCGCGCGGGCTCGCCTGGGTCGGCATGTCCGTCACCACGCTCGACCGCAAGCTCGCGCGCACCATGGAGCCGCGCGCCGCGACCCCGCCGCGCCGGCTGGAGGCGATCCGCGCGCTGTCGGAAGCCGGCATCCCGACGGCGATCATGATGGCGCCGATCATCCCCGGCCTCAACGACCACGAGATCGAGCGGGTGCTCGATTCGGGCAAGGCGGCGGGCGCGCTCGAAGCGAGCTACGTACTCCTCCGCCTGCCGCTGGAGGTAAGCCCGCTCTTCCGCGACTGGCTGCTTCGCAACTACCCGGACCGCTACCGCCATGTCATGTCGCTGGTGCGCTCCATGCGCGGCGGCAAGGATTACGACGCCGAGTTCGGCAAGCGGATGAAGGGCGCCGGCCCCTATGCCTGGCAGATCGCCCGCCGCTTCGAAATGACTGCCAAGCGGCTGGATCTGACCCGCACCCGCCGCAACCTCGCCATCGACCAGTTCATCCCGCCCTCGGGCAGCGGCGTGCAGCTTTCGCTGCTGTAA
- a CDS encoding glycosyl transferase codes for MLTIIMECHNDEAELAQTLSALVAGAVEGVVRDVIVLDHGSTDGSARVADAAGCRFLTDWDLKDVVQSARGDWLLLLEPGARPLAGWVDAVTDHVAIDLKPARFAASRNHRRSFLQRIGRRSLLEQGYLVSKRTAAAGLRPGMALADIANGRAVRELVAEIVPTWAVKAMRVKTQN; via the coding sequence ATGCTGACGATCATCATGGAATGCCACAACGACGAGGCGGAACTGGCGCAGACGCTTTCCGCGCTGGTGGCGGGCGCGGTCGAAGGCGTGGTACGTGACGTGATCGTGCTCGACCACGGTTCGACCGATGGCTCGGCGCGGGTGGCCGACGCTGCCGGTTGCCGGTTTCTGACGGATTGGGACCTGAAGGACGTGGTGCAGTCGGCGCGCGGCGACTGGCTTCTGCTGCTGGAGCCCGGTGCCCGGCCGCTGGCGGGCTGGGTGGACGCCGTCACCGACCATGTCGCGATCGATCTGAAGCCGGCGCGCTTCGCCGCTTCCCGCAACCATCGCCGGAGCTTCCTCCAGCGGATCGGCCGCAGGTCGCTGCTCGAACAGGGCTATCTCGTCAGCAAGCGCACGGCGGCGGCGGGCCTGCGCCCGGGCATGGCGCTGGCGGACATCGCCAACGGCCGGGCGGTGCGCGAGCTTGTCGCCGAGATCGTGCCTACTTGGGCGGTGAAAGCGATGCGCGTTAAAACACAGAATTAG
- the moaB gene encoding molybdenum cofactor biosynthesis protein B has protein sequence MAKLDETRPFIPVGIAVLTVSDTRTPETDRSGDTLAARIADAGHRLVARAIAPDDVGAIRARVEAWTREEAIDVIITTGGTGFTGRDVTPEALEPIFEKRMDGFSEVFHRISYDKIGTSTIQSRATGGVLNATFVFVLPGSPGACKDAWDGILKAQLDYRHMPCNFVEIMPRLDEHLKRSPG, from the coding sequence ATGGCGAAGCTTGACGAAACGAGACCCTTCATTCCCGTCGGCATCGCCGTGCTCACGGTCTCCGATACGCGAACGCCCGAGACCGACCGCTCCGGCGATACGCTCGCCGCACGCATCGCCGATGCCGGCCACCGCCTCGTCGCCCGCGCCATCGCGCCGGACGATGTCGGCGCGATCCGCGCCCGGGTGGAGGCTTGGACGCGTGAGGAGGCGATCGATGTGATCATCACCACCGGCGGCACCGGCTTTACCGGCCGCGACGTGACGCCGGAGGCGCTGGAGCCGATCTTCGAGAAGCGCATGGACGGCTTTTCCGAGGTCTTCCACCGCATCTCCTACGACAAGATCGGTACCTCGACGATCCAGTCGCGCGCGACCGGCGGCGTCCTCAACGCCACCTTCGTCTTCGTGCTGCCGGGCTCGCCCGGCGCCTGCAAGGACGCCTGGGACGGCATCCTCAAGGCGCAGCTCGACTATCGCCACATGCCCTGCAATTTCGTGGAAATCATGCCGCGCCTCGACGAGCATCTGAAACGCTCGCCCGGCTGA
- a CDS encoding 4-(cytidine 5'-diphospho)-2-C-methyl-D-erythritol kinase: MLAESLSGFAVVEPAPAKINLALAVVGRREDGYHLLDSLVTFAAFGDRIGLSPAAEDRFTLSGRFSETLAAEGDNLVIRARDRLRAAFARHGKAAPPVHIHLEKNLPIASGIGGGSADAAATLRALEALWQTRLPHGEREALALGLGADVPMCLAGRPLIARGIGEDITPLALPALAMVLVNPLVGVSTPAVFKALASRHNPPLVMNDAPAGWLDAIGGLRNDLEPPARDLCPEISLVAESLAATDARVVRMSGSGATCFALYTSEAAAEAAAAMLAQRHPRWFVTATRTIGGSDGEA, from the coding sequence ATGCTCGCCGAAAGCCTTTCGGGCTTTGCCGTTGTCGAACCGGCACCGGCCAAGATCAACCTCGCGCTCGCCGTGGTCGGCCGGCGCGAGGATGGCTACCACCTCCTCGACAGTCTCGTGACCTTCGCCGCCTTCGGCGACCGCATCGGCCTGTCGCCCGCGGCCGAAGACCGCTTCACGCTTTCCGGCCGCTTTTCCGAGACCCTTGCTGCAGAGGGCGACAACCTCGTCATCCGTGCTCGGGACCGCCTGCGCGCTGCGTTCGCCCGGCACGGCAAGGCCGCCCCGCCCGTCCACATCCATCTCGAAAAGAACCTGCCCATCGCCTCCGGCATCGGCGGCGGCTCGGCGGATGCGGCGGCGACGCTGCGCGCTCTTGAGGCGCTCTGGCAGACCCGCCTGCCGCACGGGGAGCGCGAGGCGCTCGCCCTCGGGCTCGGCGCGGACGTGCCGATGTGCCTTGCCGGCCGCCCGCTGATCGCCCGCGGCATCGGCGAGGATATCACGCCCCTCGCCCTGCCGGCGCTGGCGATGGTGCTGGTCAATCCGCTGGTCGGCGTTTCCACGCCCGCGGTCTTCAAGGCGCTCGCCTCCCGACACAATCCGCCGCTCGTCATGAACGACGCGCCTGCCGGCTGGCTCGATGCCATCGGCGGCCTGCGCAACGACCTAGAGCCTCCCGCCCGCGACCTCTGCCCGGAGATTTCCCTGGTCGCGGAAAGCCTTGCCGCGACGGATGCACGCGTGGTGCGCATGTCCGGTTCCGGCGCCACCTGCTTCGCGCTATATACGAGCGAGGCGGCGGCGGAAGCGGCGGCGGCGATGCTGGCGCAGCGCCATCCCCGCTGGTTCGTCACCGCCACCCGGACAATCGGAGGCAGCGATGGCGAAGCTTGA
- a CDS encoding tetratricopeptide repeat protein: MRHSLLLRLLSGVAIAASIALTGPLAAFAEDKPAAAATAAAEETPFDPLSVNTFSGAFLAARTADFDKDYETAVTLYKIALQFDPTNSDVKQRLMVTHLMNGDFSEGVKLADTLKNDPAVERITSVVRAMEAIRKREYKTAEKILAYKGPNDLDRMMNDLLLAWAKFGDGKPKEALKLISGMQGPEWLAIFKNYHAGALAAAAGDKTTARARLNEAILDRNGASAAPDTFLRAVMALARLEAREGNRQKALDAVSVGDNFVNSYAPLKALRQSIEAGDKQEQQVRTAAQGAAAVLFSIGGALNREGAEDIVSLYLQAAHALDPDSDDVLVLLGGLAETQKKPEKAIEYYRAVPEKSPMRRISELQLGLNLNDTGKPDDARKHLQELIDADPSDLRSYLALGSVLSDAKDYKAMGALYDKAVDVIGSVPQRTHWTIFFQRGIAYERLKEWDKAEPNFRKALELNPDQPQVLNYLGYSWVDMNLNLDEGLDMIRKAVSLKPDDGYIVDSLGWAYYRMGRFDDAVAELERAAELKAGDPTINDHLGDAYWRVGRKLEATFQWNRALGLKPEEAEIPKIKLKVENGLPDLPKTVPASAEAKDDKPAQNTSPEGKATDRKS; encoded by the coding sequence ATGCGGCATTCCCTTCTCCTTCGGCTTCTTTCCGGCGTGGCGATTGCGGCCAGCATCGCGCTCACCGGTCCTCTGGCGGCATTCGCGGAGGACAAGCCCGCAGCAGCGGCCACAGCCGCCGCGGAGGAAACGCCGTTCGATCCGCTCAGCGTCAACACCTTCTCGGGCGCGTTCCTCGCCGCCCGCACCGCGGATTTCGACAAGGACTACGAGACCGCCGTCACGCTCTACAAGATCGCGCTGCAGTTCGACCCGACCAATTCGGACGTCAAGCAGCGCCTGATGGTAACGCACCTGATGAACGGCGACTTCTCCGAAGGCGTGAAGCTCGCCGACACGCTGAAGAACGATCCGGCCGTCGAGCGCATCACCTCGGTCGTGCGCGCCATGGAGGCGATCCGCAAGCGCGAATACAAGACCGCGGAAAAGATCCTCGCCTACAAGGGCCCGAACGATCTCGACCGCATGATGAACGACCTGCTGCTTGCCTGGGCCAAGTTCGGCGACGGCAAGCCGAAGGAAGCGCTGAAGCTCATCAGCGGCATGCAAGGACCGGAATGGCTCGCCATCTTCAAGAACTACCATGCCGGCGCGCTGGCGGCTGCCGCGGGAGATAAGACGACGGCCCGCGCACGGCTCAACGAGGCGATCCTCGACCGTAACGGCGCGAGCGCCGCGCCCGACACGTTCCTGCGCGCCGTGATGGCGCTGGCGCGGCTGGAAGCGCGCGAGGGCAACAGGCAGAAGGCGCTCGACGCGGTTTCCGTCGGCGACAACTTCGTCAACAGCTATGCGCCGCTGAAGGCGCTTCGCCAGAGCATCGAGGCCGGCGACAAGCAGGAGCAGCAGGTACGCACCGCCGCGCAGGGCGCCGCCGCCGTGCTCTTCTCCATTGGCGGGGCGCTGAACCGCGAGGGCGCGGAAGACATCGTCTCGCTCTATCTGCAGGCCGCCCACGCGCTCGATCCCGACAGCGACGATGTGCTGGTGCTTCTGGGCGGCCTTGCCGAGACCCAGAAGAAGCCGGAAAAGGCGATCGAATATTACCGCGCCGTGCCGGAAAAGTCGCCGATGCGCCGCATTTCCGAGCTGCAGCTCGGCCTCAACCTCAACGACACCGGCAAGCCCGACGATGCCAGGAAGCATCTTCAGGAGCTGATCGATGCCGATCCCTCCGACCTGCGCTCCTATCTGGCGCTCGGCAGTGTGCTTTCCGACGCCAAGGACTACAAGGCGATGGGCGCGCTCTACGACAAGGCCGTCGACGTCATCGGCTCCGTGCCGCAGCGCACCCATTGGACCATCTTCTTCCAGCGCGGCATCGCCTATGAACGCCTGAAGGAATGGGACAAGGCCGAGCCCAACTTCCGCAAGGCGCTGGAGCTCAATCCGGACCAGCCGCAGGTGCTGAACTATCTCGGCTATTCCTGGGTGGACATGAACCTGAACCTCGACGAGGGCCTGGACATGATCCGCAAGGCGGTGAGCCTCAAGCCCGACGACGGCTATATCGTCGATTCGCTCGGCTGGGCCTATTATCGCATGGGCCGCTTCGATGACGCGGTGGCGGAACTGGAACGGGCGGCCGAACTCAAGGCCGGCGACCCGACCATCAACGATCACCTGGGCGATGCCTACTGGCGCGTCGGCCGCAAGCTGGAAGCCACCTTCCAGTGGAACCGCGCGCTCGGCCTGAAGCCGGAAGAAGCGGAGATACCCAAGATCAAACTGAAGGTCGAGAACGGCCTGCCGGACCTGCCGAAAACCGTCCCTGCCTCCGCGGAAGCCAAGGACGACAAGCCCGCGCAGAACACCTCGCCGGAAGGCAAGGCGACAGACCGCAAGTCCTGA